The following proteins are co-located in the Paenibacillus sp. FSL H8-0079 genome:
- a CDS encoding iron-sulfur cluster assembly accessory protein, which yields MIIEVSDTASDKIVEILSSADIQNAFLRVGVDEGGCSGLSYTLIVDEQQAEEDTVLNKKQFKILVHANSIPYIDGLEIDYEESGMLGGFTMNNPNAKVSCGCGASFRMANYRGEVKKCD from the coding sequence ATGATCATTGAGGTCAGTGATACAGCATCGGACAAAATCGTTGAGATCTTATCAAGTGCGGATATCCAAAATGCCTTTCTTAGAGTAGGCGTTGATGAAGGGGGATGCAGTGGTTTATCTTATACCCTTATCGTGGATGAACAGCAGGCAGAAGAAGACACTGTGTTAAATAAAAAGCAATTTAAGATATTGGTTCACGCAAACAGTATTCCATATATTGATGGTCTTGAGATTGATTATGAAGAGAGCGGAATGTTAGGCGGATTCACCATGAATAATCCAAATGCCAAAGTTTCGTGTGGATGCGGGGCTAGTTTCAGAATGGCCAATTATCGTGGCGAAGTGAAAAAATGCGATTAA
- a CDS encoding MFS transporter encodes MLVLATVAFEGLAITTIAAKMAQSLEGIHLYGWIFSAFLLSQLIGTLVMGQQIDKRGVFTSMLISFSVFVLGTVVSAISFDMHMLIAGRALQGFGAGALITCVYTCVTLHYPDTLRTQILAAFSLAFVLPTLIGPYAAGLIASYISWRYVFWIVLPLIGIALSLTFRSFRNLQLQQDLSGPPRATDSKIMYAILLAVGTGLLLTGLGMITDWKGIVLTLAGLVIMITPMRKLLPVGTFSVKKGLPATLVSRGLYVACYFTTESFVILALTEVKGLSADLAGLIVAAGSLSWSAAAWLQAKLDARDQGHARKGRVITGIGIMIVGTVLVILALILTDGGIILILLSQMITGFGVGLANPTTAAIALQHALPRKEGEMSANLQFVDSFYMGVSIGVGGALIALSETLQWGISTGVLIVLTLQLLWVLLSFLASLRITQLVHQEHHPISQVKDNISM; translated from the coding sequence ATGCTGGTTCTGGCAACCGTAGCTTTCGAAGGACTGGCTATCACAACGATTGCCGCGAAAATGGCACAAAGTTTAGAGGGTATTCATTTATACGGTTGGATCTTCAGCGCATTTTTGTTATCTCAGCTTATTGGAACCTTGGTTATGGGTCAGCAGATTGACAAGCGCGGCGTTTTTACATCCATGCTGATATCTTTTAGTGTTTTTGTATTAGGAACTGTGGTCTCCGCTATTTCTTTCGATATGCACATGCTTATTGCGGGAAGAGCCCTTCAAGGTTTTGGAGCGGGGGCCCTGATCACATGCGTTTATACCTGTGTGACATTACATTATCCAGATACACTTCGTACTCAAATCCTGGCCGCATTCTCCCTGGCATTTGTCCTGCCTACCTTAATCGGACCTTATGCAGCAGGCCTTATAGCTTCCTACATCTCGTGGCGATATGTTTTCTGGATCGTTTTACCCTTGATTGGAATAGCGTTGAGTCTCACATTCCGTTCTTTCCGTAATTTGCAGCTTCAGCAAGATCTGTCAGGTCCGCCACGAGCAACCGACTCAAAGATTATGTATGCGATTCTGCTTGCCGTTGGAACTGGACTGTTACTCACAGGACTTGGTATGATAACCGATTGGAAAGGTATAGTACTCACTTTGGCTGGATTAGTCATCATGATCACACCAATGCGTAAATTGCTGCCTGTGGGCACTTTTTCGGTAAAAAAAGGATTGCCTGCTACTCTGGTTTCGAGAGGCCTATATGTTGCTTGTTATTTTACAACGGAGAGTTTTGTGATCTTGGCGCTAACCGAAGTGAAGGGGTTATCAGCTGACCTTGCTGGCCTCATTGTAGCAGCAGGTTCTCTGAGCTGGTCCGCCGCAGCGTGGTTGCAAGCCAAGCTTGATGCACGAGATCAAGGTCATGCCCGAAAGGGCAGGGTCATAACGGGCATTGGGATTATGATCGTTGGAACTGTACTTGTGATCCTGGCTCTTATTTTGACGGACGGCGGGATTATACTCATCCTTCTCTCACAAATGATTACAGGGTTTGGTGTTGGATTGGCCAACCCTACAACGGCAGCCATTGCTTTACAACATGCCTTGCCCAGGAAAGAGGGAGAAATGTCCGCGAATCTACAATTTGTGGATTCCTTCTATATGGGAGTAAGCATTGGCGTTGGTGGCGCTCTGATTGCCTTGTCCGAAACGTTACAGTGGGGCATATCGACAGGTGTCTTGATCGTGTTAACACTGCAATTACTATGGGTCTTGTTAAGTTTCTTAGCATCACTACGAATTACCCAACTCGTTCATCAAGAACATCATCCAATCAGCCAAGTGAAGGATAACATCTCCATGTAA